A single region of the Pseudomonas granadensis genome encodes:
- a CDS encoding Yip1 family protein, translating to MSAPIVKLFTRPNFAWTDIRREEEAHPRHYLAHLLVLALIPAVCLFIGTTYVGWSLAVGENVRLSTASALQLCVLLYVTIVFGVAIMGGFIRWMSRTFDARPTLNQCIGFAAYTVTPFFVAGIAGLYPSRWLAILVLGAASIYSTFLLFVGLPTFMHERKEQGLLYSASVWGVGLLVLVTLLVSMILLWFNVLIPEYLRTTAG from the coding sequence ATGTCCGCACCTATCGTCAAGCTGTTCACCCGACCCAACTTCGCCTGGACCGATATCCGCCGCGAAGAGGAAGCCCACCCCCGACACTACCTCGCGCACCTGCTGGTGCTGGCGCTGATTCCGGCCGTGTGTCTGTTCATCGGCACCACCTACGTCGGATGGAGCCTGGCGGTCGGCGAGAACGTGCGACTGAGCACGGCCAGCGCCTTGCAGCTGTGCGTCCTGCTATACGTGACCATCGTTTTCGGCGTGGCGATCATGGGCGGTTTCATTCGCTGGATGTCGCGCACCTTTGACGCGCGGCCGACGCTCAATCAATGCATCGGTTTTGCCGCTTACACCGTGACGCCGTTTTTCGTCGCCGGCATTGCCGGGCTTTACCCCAGCCGCTGGCTGGCGATTCTGGTGCTCGGTGCTGCATCGATTTATTCGACGTTTCTGTTGTTTGTCGGGCTGCCGACGTTCATGCACGAGCGCAAGGAACAAGGCCTGCTCTACTCCGCTTCCGTGTGGGGCGTCGGCCTGTTGGTGCTGGTGACCCTGCTGGTGTCGATGATTCTGCTGTGGTTCAACGTGCTCATTCCCGAGTACCTGCGCACGACCGCAGGTTGA
- a CDS encoding SDR family oxidoreductase — MSDYPKPPFPKQAQPVPGSQRKMEPYPDCGEQSYVGSGRLAGKIALITGADSGIGRAVAIAFAREGADVAVAYLNEHEDAKETARWVEQAGRQCLLLPGDIAEKAQCQALVDKTVERFGRIDVLVNNAAFQMTHENFEEIPDEEWLMTFDVNITAMFRICQAAIKHMRPGSSIINTSSVNSDMPKPTLLAYATTKGAIANFTGGLAQMLGPKEIRVNSVAPGPIWTPLIVSTMPDEEVQNFGGSTPLGRPGQPVEVAPIYVLLASDEASYITGQRYGVTGGKPML, encoded by the coding sequence ATGAGCGACTATCCAAAACCACCCTTCCCCAAACAAGCCCAACCCGTGCCAGGCTCGCAGCGCAAGATGGAGCCGTATCCCGATTGCGGTGAGCAGAGTTATGTCGGTTCGGGCCGGCTGGCCGGCAAGATTGCGTTGATCACTGGCGCTGACAGCGGCATCGGTCGTGCGGTGGCGATTGCTTTCGCGCGTGAAGGCGCTGACGTGGCCGTGGCGTATCTGAATGAGCACGAGGACGCCAAGGAAACCGCGCGCTGGGTCGAGCAGGCCGGGCGTCAGTGTCTGTTGTTGCCGGGTGACATCGCCGAGAAAGCCCAGTGTCAGGCGCTGGTCGACAAGACTGTCGAGCGCTTTGGGCGTATCGATGTGCTGGTCAATAACGCTGCGTTCCAGATGACTCACGAGAATTTCGAAGAAATTCCCGACGAAGAATGGCTGATGACCTTCGATGTGAACATCACTGCGATGTTCCGCATCTGTCAGGCGGCGATCAAACACATGCGCCCCGGTTCGTCGATCATCAACACCAGTTCGGTCAATTCGGACATGCCAAAACCGACCCTGCTCGCCTACGCTACCACCAAAGGGGCGATTGCCAACTTCACCGGTGGCCTGGCGCAGATGCTTGGGCCGAAGGAGATCCGCGTCAACAGCGTCGCGCCGGGGCCGATCTGGACGCCGCTGATTGTCTCGACCATGCCCGACGAAGAAGTGCAGAACTTCGGTGGCAGCACGCCGCTTGGTCGCCCCGGTCAACCGGTGGAAGTTGCGCCGATCTATGTGCTGCTGGCCTCGGATGAAGCCAGTTACATCACCGGTCAGCGCTACGGCGTGACCGGTGGCAAACCGATGCTTTGA